The following proteins are encoded in a genomic region of Drosophila willistoni isolate 14030-0811.24 chromosome 2L unlocalized genomic scaffold, UCI_dwil_1.1 Seg196, whole genome shotgun sequence:
- the LOC6640161 gene encoding glutamic acid-rich protein, with the protein MSCLCQYLNTTTEAGQKMHIYPVTSNDDTEDNPEANSDDSKVVKILDASDLARTCAENWLLKKKLFEYEVTIESLEQLVTTIVDKQHEILGEMFRLQAENSELKTECHQQREYHTMERNALIKELYDIQTFYSQKIQLAFEQKKQKEQEQSVKDEESEDESESNEESSIASSDDDPSETDSIASTASTSPCSTDSENESSETEEESSLTESESD; encoded by the exons ATGTCTTGCTTATGCCAATATTTGAATACAACAACGGAAGCCGGCCaaaaaatgcatatatatcCTGTAACTTCAAATGATGATACAGAGGATAA TCCCGAAGCAAATTCAGACGATTCAAAAGTTGTGAAAATTCTCGATGCAAGTGATTTGGCTCGTACTTGTGCCGAGAATtggttattgaaaaaaaaactcttcgAGTATGAGGTGACCATAGAGAGTTTGGAGCAGCTTGTTACCACCATAGTGGATAAGCAGCACGAGATCTTGGGTGAAATGTTTCGTTTGCAAGCAGAGAACAGTGAACTAAAGACGGAATGCCATCAGCAGAGGGAATATCATACCATGGAGAGAAATGCTCTAATCAAGGAATTGTATGATATTCAAACATTTTATAGCCAGAAAATTCAATTGGCTTTTGAGCAGAAGAAACAGAAAGAACAAGAACAGAGCGTCAAAGATGAAGAAAGTGAAGATGAGTCGGAAAGTAATGAGGAATCATCTATTGCTTCATCTGATGATGATCCTTCGGAAACTGATTCCATTGCAAGTACTGCAAGTACTTCACCCTGTTCAACCGATTCAGAGAATGAATCAAGCGAAACCGAAGAGGAAAGTTCTCTTACCGAAAGTGAGAGCGATTGA